A single region of the Streptomyces sp. NBC_00425 genome encodes:
- a CDS encoding 3,4-dihydroxyphenylacetate 2,3-dioxygenase, translating into MGEIVGAGLLAHVPTIVLPEAERRELNQGKEITLVTGLRQLREDVFARDDYDTVVVLDSHWATTVEFVVTAQRRRAGLFTSEELPRGMCRMPYDFPGDPELAENIEKFADRHGTWITAIEDVHLPVYYATINLWKFLGEGLPDKRWVTIGVCQTGDMEDHLRLGRALADGIAATPGRRVLLIASGALSHTFWPLRELRDHESSDPVHIRTPEAREADHERIAWFKEGRHDKVLDTMDEFWKYRPEAKFFHYLMMAGALGEQACVATARQYGEYENSIGTGQVHLWFDRPSDGWTGAGPAPADLAHTPPGSLPNSSPAPRRTPHSRP; encoded by the coding sequence ATGGGTGAGATCGTCGGGGCGGGGCTGCTCGCCCACGTCCCCACCATCGTGCTTCCTGAAGCCGAACGGCGGGAGCTCAACCAGGGCAAGGAGATCACCCTCGTCACCGGGCTGCGGCAGCTGCGCGAGGACGTCTTCGCCCGCGACGACTACGACACCGTCGTCGTCCTCGACTCGCACTGGGCGACGACCGTCGAGTTCGTCGTCACCGCCCAGCGGCGCCGCGCCGGGCTGTTCACCTCCGAGGAGCTGCCGCGCGGCATGTGCCGGATGCCGTACGACTTCCCTGGAGATCCCGAACTCGCCGAGAACATCGAGAAGTTCGCGGACCGGCACGGCACCTGGATCACCGCGATCGAGGACGTCCACCTGCCGGTCTACTACGCGACGATCAACCTGTGGAAGTTCCTCGGCGAGGGGCTGCCCGACAAACGGTGGGTGACCATCGGGGTGTGCCAGACCGGTGACATGGAGGACCATCTGCGGCTCGGCCGCGCGCTGGCCGACGGCATCGCCGCCACCCCCGGCCGCCGTGTCCTGCTCATCGCGTCCGGCGCCCTCTCGCACACCTTCTGGCCACTGCGCGAACTGCGCGACCACGAGTCCAGCGACCCGGTGCACATCCGTACGCCCGAGGCGCGCGAGGCCGACCACGAGCGCATCGCCTGGTTCAAGGAGGGCCGTCACGACAAGGTCCTCGACACGATGGACGAGTTCTGGAAGTACCGGCCCGAGGCGAAGTTCTTCCACTACCTGATGATGGCCGGCGCCCTGGGCGAGCAGGCCTGCGTCGCGACCGCCCGTCAGTACGGCGAGTACGAGAACTCCATCGGCACGGGCCAGGTGCACCTCTGGTTCGACCGCCCGTCCGACGGCTGGACCGGCGCCGGCCCGGCGCCGGCGGACCTGGCCCACACGCCGCCCGGCAGCCTCCCGAACAGCAGTCCCGCGCCCCGCCGCACCCCGCACAGCCGCCCCTAG
- a CDS encoding aldehyde dehydrogenase: protein MIEHTLTVAGVTVDARHWIGGERVASAETFTDVSPIDGRAIGEIARGTPAQAAAAVAAAKAAFPAWAATPRAERARILHAVADGVEKRLEELAIVETTDNGALLRSHRRGVMPRVAHNFRFFADWLLKLEHEDFDTRGHTNHVSWDPAGPSVLITPWNAPLMLATWKVAPALAAGNTVVLKPAEWSPLTASLLADIAAEAGLPAGVLNVVQGYGSEIGDALTSHPDVRRISFTGSVPTARRIAASAAAHLTPLSLELGGKSPLLVFADADLDLAVDLAVEQYDNAGQVCLAATRFLVEEPVAEEFTRRFVEKAGQLTQGDPRDEATDIGPSIHPRQLEKIDGFVRRALDAGARAVVGGHRKDGRYYAPTLLTDVAQDSEIVQEEVFGPVLTLQTFTTEDEAVRLANDTRFGLAATLATGDRERAERVTARLVAGTVWVNCFFVRDLRAPFGGSRRSGVGREGGSWSFDFYCDLKNTVTAPNGWSRDHG from the coding sequence ATGATCGAGCACACCCTCACGGTGGCCGGGGTCACCGTGGACGCACGGCACTGGATCGGCGGTGAACGCGTCGCCTCCGCCGAGACGTTCACCGACGTCTCGCCCATCGACGGCCGCGCGATCGGCGAGATCGCGCGCGGCACCCCGGCTCAGGCCGCCGCCGCCGTGGCCGCCGCCAAGGCCGCCTTCCCCGCCTGGGCGGCCACCCCGCGCGCCGAACGCGCCCGCATCCTGCACGCCGTCGCCGACGGCGTGGAGAAGCGGCTCGAGGAGCTGGCGATCGTCGAGACCACCGACAACGGCGCCCTGCTGCGCTCGCACCGCCGCGGGGTGATGCCCCGGGTGGCGCACAACTTCCGCTTCTTCGCCGACTGGCTGCTGAAGCTGGAGCACGAGGACTTCGACACCCGGGGCCACACCAACCACGTCTCCTGGGACCCGGCGGGCCCGAGTGTGCTGATCACCCCGTGGAACGCGCCGCTCATGCTCGCCACCTGGAAGGTCGCCCCGGCCCTCGCGGCCGGCAACACCGTGGTCCTCAAGCCCGCCGAGTGGTCCCCGCTGACCGCGTCCCTGCTCGCGGACATCGCCGCCGAGGCGGGGCTGCCGGCCGGGGTGCTGAACGTGGTCCAGGGCTACGGCTCCGAGATCGGCGACGCGCTCACCTCCCACCCGGACGTCCGCCGCATCAGCTTCACCGGTTCCGTCCCGACGGCCCGGCGGATCGCCGCGTCGGCCGCCGCCCACCTCACCCCGCTCAGCCTGGAACTCGGCGGCAAGTCACCGCTGCTGGTGTTCGCCGACGCCGACCTCGACCTCGCCGTCGACCTCGCGGTGGAGCAGTACGACAACGCCGGCCAGGTGTGCCTGGCCGCCACCCGGTTCCTGGTCGAGGAACCGGTCGCCGAGGAGTTCACCCGGCGGTTCGTGGAGAAGGCCGGGCAGCTCACGCAGGGCGATCCCCGCGACGAGGCCACCGACATCGGGCCCAGCATCCACCCCCGTCAGCTGGAGAAGATCGACGGGTTCGTGCGGCGGGCGCTGGACGCCGGGGCCCGCGCGGTCGTCGGCGGGCACCGCAAGGACGGCCGGTACTACGCGCCGACGCTGCTCACCGACGTGGCCCAGGACTCGGAGATCGTCCAGGAAGAGGTCTTCGGCCCCGTCCTCACGCTGCAGACCTTCACCACCGAGGACGAAGCCGTCCGGCTCGCCAACGACACCCGCTTCGGCCTGGCGGCCACCCTCGCCACCGGCGACCGTGAGCGCGCCGAACGCGTCACGGCACGACTGGTCGCGGGCACGGTCTGGGTCAACTGCTTCTTCGTCCGCGACCTCCGGGCGCCCTTCGGCGGCTCCCGCCGGTCCGGCGTCGGGCGCGAGGGCGGCTCCTGGAGCTTCGACTTCTACTGCGACCTGAAGAACACCGTGACCGCGCCGAACGGATGGAGCCGGGACCATGGGTGA